TTGATGATTGGTTTTTATCTTTCCTGTTTTCCTTCTTTTATTCAGTTCGAAGATATCATTTTTGCATAGAGCCGCTCGGTGTCTTCTTTCCTGCATAGCTCGGTTCCCGGGGTCATAACTGCAGCAGAACCGGCAGCTATTCCATACAAAGCAGCTTCACGCAGTTTTTTCCCTCGTGAGAGGCTCAGGACTATGCCTGCAACTGTGCTGTCTCCAGCTCCGACCTTGCTGATGATGGGCACAGTCGGGGGCACTATATGTTCCACGACATCCTTGGTAATCAGCAGAGCACCTGCTGCACCCAGGGATATTACTATCACTTCGCACTGTCCGGACCTGACCATTTCTTGAGCTGCTTCTGCTATCTGATACTCTTCGTTTATATCTATGCCTGCAAGTTCTCTGAACTCGCGGAAGTTGGGTTTTATAAGGTAGACTCCTTCCTGCAATGCTTGTGCCAGAGCATTCCCAGCAGCATCAATTATCACTTTTGTTCCTCTTTCCTTTCCAATGCGTGCAACACGGGCATAGAAGTCTGAAGGCACACCTAGTGGAAGACTTCCACTGGCTACCAGGTAGTCTGGAGCCGGGTCGGCTTTGTATATCTCTTTAATACACTGTTCCCACTCTTCATTACTAAGATTCGGGCCTTGCATACCAAAACGGAATTGTCTTCCAGTCGACTCTTCAAGGACTATAAGGTTCTCTCTTGTGACTCCTTTTATGGGTAATGGCAGTTTGTCTATTTTTTCCTGTTCCAGAAGTTCATTGAGCATACTGCCAGACATGCCACCGGCAGGATAGATCAGTAATGATTCTCCTCCAAGTTTCTTAATAGCTCTGGAGACATTGACGCCACCACCACCGGGTTCATAGCTGGCAGGACCGCAGTATAGCTTGCGTTCAGCTATCACATGTTCTATTGTAGTGCTTTTGTCAATTGCCGGGTTCATGTTCAGGGTGATGATGTTTCTCATGAGTATCGCCTTATTGTATATGACAGGGTCTATATTAATGAAATGTGCTGGTATTTCAATTCTTTCTGTTAAGCTGTGGGCGTAGTATTATCTAGGGATGCATTGTTGCCACATTTAGAATGCCGTTTGCTATTTATATATAGGTATAAATATAGTTAAAGGTTACTTACTTAAACTTAAATGACATACCCCACACACCACATTAAATCAACAGAATATTCTTTGAATTAGATCATTTACATCTTTGAGCGGTTAAGGGGTACGAATGCACTGTAAAAAACAGATTCAGCAACTGGTCAGTTTTGCGACCGTTTTATTATTTTCAGGTATAGTCATTTTTGGTTCTTTGTCTATAGCTATAGGAGATATCAATTCATCTAATGCGAGCCAGGCAGGGGGCATGACTATTGTTGATATTTCAAACATTACAAAAGAACAGGAAAAGATGAGTAGCGACCTCATATCCTTGGTAACGGATCAGGGGGAGTTAAGTTCAGAAGCAACTGCTTACACTAACTCTGCTGTTTCTTCACCTGTACAAGTGAATGATGAACAAGAACGTCAGCTTGTTTTTGTATATATAAGCCTGTTTCAGGGTGAACAAACTTCTATTATAGATACTTATGCCTGGAACATCACAAGTATTGATGCTGATAACTCACTTGTTACTGCCTGGGTAGATGTGAACAGGCTGGAAGAAATAGCATCTCTTGAAGAAGTACGTAGTGTAAGGACAGTGGTACGCCCTATGGTGAATACAGGTGCTGTTAAGACTGCAGGAGATGCTATTCACAGAACTGATCTTGTGAGGTCTGGATATTCCAAGGATGGGAGCGGTATAAAGATCGGTGTGATCTCCGACGGTGTGAATGCGATCTCTGCCTCACAGGCATCCGGGGACCTTCCATCAGATGTCACTGTATTGAGAAACAATGTTGGTGGTGACGAAGGCATTGCAATGATGGAGATCATTCATGACATGGCCCCAGGTGCAAAATTATATTTCCATGACCATGGGAACAGTGTATATGAATTCAATGATGCTATTGATAGCCTGGTGGAAGCCGGATGCACAATTATAGTTGATGATATAACCTGGCCGGACCAGCCATTCTTTGAGGATGGGGTTGTTGCCACGCATGTTGCTGAAGTAATAGCGAACAATAATATTGTATACATATCCTCTGCAGGCAACTCTGCGATGAGGCACTACCAGGGTATGTTTGTTGATGATGGTACTGGCTATCATGACAAGGTATTCCCTCTCCCTGCTGGCGCGTCTTTTCAGTTGTTCCTCCAGTGGGATGATCAATTCGGTTTATCTTCCAATGACTATGACCTTTATGTCCTTGATAGTTCTGGAAGCACCATTGCCTATTCATCTAATAGTCAGAGTGGTAACGGTGATCCTTTAGAGTGGACTTCAACATCCTATCTCTCAGAACCAGCTTATATAAAGATCAAAAGCCGGGATGGTACAGCAGAACGACGTACCCTTGAACTGTTCATCTATCCTAGCTCTCAAGTAACTCTGGATCAAACAAATCTCACTTCCCTTGATTCCATATTTGGGCATCCTGCGGTGCCAGACGTTATTGCTGTGGCAGCGATATCCGGCAATAATGTGGACCATGATCGCGTGGAGTCATATTCGTCTCAAGGGCCTGTGACCATTGCATATCCTGTCTCGGCAGCCAGGGAAAAACCCGATCTTGCAGGAATTAGCAGTGTAGCTGTCACTGGAGCAGGCAATTTTGGCACTATTTTCTCCGGAACCAGTGCAGCAGCACCCCATGTTGCAGCAGTGGCTGCACAGCTATGGGGAAATGATATGAACATGTCAGCTGCAGAAGTGCGTAACATACTTTATCAAACTGCTGAGGATGTGGAATCCTCTGGTTCTGATTATCTGTCAGGACACGGAAGAGTTGATGCACTTAACTGCTTCGCTTATTATGTTAATCGTGCTCCAGTGCTGGAAAATACTGGTAACCGGGAAATAAATGAAACACAGGAACTGGTGATAAATCTCATAGCCACAGATATGGATGGTGAAGCTCTCACGTATTCTACAGATGCTCCTTTTGGTACTCTTGTAGGTAATGTGTTCTCATGGACTCCTACATATGAGGATGCTGGGACATATACTGTTGAATTCTCAGTGACAGATGGAAAGCATACGGATTCTAAGTTAACAACGATTACAGTCAATAATGTAGACAGGGCTCCAGTGATTGAAACCATTGGTAATAAGCAGATAAACGAAAATAGTTTACTTGAATTTACGATCTTGGCGAATGACCCCGATGGGGATGCAGTCACATACTCTGTGGACGATCTGCCCCCAGGAGCCACATTTAATGTCAGTACGAGGACTTTCAGCTGGATCTCTTCTCCTGATATTGTTGGACACTATCAGGTAATATTCAGTGCAGAAGCCAATGGTCTCAGCGACTCAGAGACAATTACGATAACAGTAGGTGATCTAGCTGGAGCACCAGAGCTTGGTGCTACAGGTAACAGGAACATTAATGAGAATGATCTGCTCGAGTTTATAGTTTCGGCAAGTGATCCGGAAGGGGACATCATTATATACTCAGCAACGGATCTGCCGGATGGAGCTACATTTGACATTAATACAGGAGCTTTCAGCTGGACGCCAGATTATAATGATTCAGGAACCTATACAGTAGTTTTCGTTGCGGAGGCAGGTGGTCTTTTAGATTCAGAGACTATTGTTATCACTGTAAATAATGTTGACAGGGAACCAGAACTAAGTCCTATCGGTAACAAAGAGGTGAACGAGAGTGAATTGCTTAGTTTT
This DNA window, taken from Methanomethylovorans hollandica DSM 15978, encodes the following:
- a CDS encoding 1-phosphofructokinase family hexose kinase → MRNIITLNMNPAIDKSTTIEHVIAERKLYCGPASYEPGGGGVNVSRAIKKLGGESLLIYPAGGMSGSMLNELLEQEKIDKLPLPIKGVTRENLIVLEESTGRQFRFGMQGPNLSNEEWEQCIKEIYKADPAPDYLVASGSLPLGVPSDFYARVARIGKERGTKVIIDAAGNALAQALQEGVYLIKPNFREFRELAGIDINEEYQIAEAAQEMVRSGQCEVIVISLGAAGALLITKDVVEHIVPPTVPIISKVGAGDSTVAGIVLSLSRGKKLREAALYGIAAGSAAVMTPGTELCRKEDTERLYAKMISSN
- a CDS encoding PGF-pre-PGF domain-containing protein, translated to MHCKKQIQQLVSFATVLLFSGIVIFGSLSIAIGDINSSNASQAGGMTIVDISNITKEQEKMSSDLISLVTDQGELSSEATAYTNSAVSSPVQVNDEQERQLVFVYISLFQGEQTSIIDTYAWNITSIDADNSLVTAWVDVNRLEEIASLEEVRSVRTVVRPMVNTGAVKTAGDAIHRTDLVRSGYSKDGSGIKIGVISDGVNAISASQASGDLPSDVTVLRNNVGGDEGIAMMEIIHDMAPGAKLYFHDHGNSVYEFNDAIDSLVEAGCTIIVDDITWPDQPFFEDGVVATHVAEVIANNNIVYISSAGNSAMRHYQGMFVDDGTGYHDKVFPLPAGASFQLFLQWDDQFGLSSNDYDLYVLDSSGSTIAYSSNSQSGNGDPLEWTSTSYLSEPAYIKIKSRDGTAERRTLELFIYPSSQVTLDQTNLTSLDSIFGHPAVPDVIAVAAISGNNVDHDRVESYSSQGPVTIAYPVSAAREKPDLAGISSVAVTGAGNFGTIFSGTSAAAPHVAAVAAQLWGNDMNMSAAEVRNILYQTAEDVESSGSDYLSGHGRVDALNCFAYYVNRAPVLENTGNREINETQELVINLIATDMDGEALTYSTDAPFGTLVGNVFSWTPTYEDAGTYTVEFSVTDGKHTDSKLTTITVNNVDRAPVIETIGNKQINENSLLEFTILANDPDGDAVTYSVDDLPPGATFNVSTRTFSWISSPDIVGHYQVIFSAEANGLSDSETITITVGDLAGAPELGATGNRNINENDLLEFIVSASDPEGDIIIYSATDLPDGATFDINTGAFSWTPDYNDSGTYTVVFVAEAGGLLDSETIVITVNNVDREPELSPIGNKEVNESELLSFTISATDHDMDTISYLATNLPYGADLNNVTGEFSWAPTYSDSGVYDVEFIANANGLITSENVLITVNNVDRAPVFVPIGDQVADENRLLSFNISATDEDGDIVRYSAVSLPEGAELNSETGDFNWIPVATGNYVVTFIAESNGLNDSQNITIEVLDSPPFISDLSVSSITSSSITLTWTNSPDVAFTEIYRNNTIIGNVTGPSSQYEDLDLTSNTSYEYSLLPYAANGVEGSMVSITLVTSSPSSSNSGSGGSGRSSSSGTSAKSSGGGGGAGSSEDFVNIAVKDVATAYVMMDSDITYEFTREGNAVQSISFHSLKNSGEITSAIEVLKGRSKLVSSDAEGIVYKYINIWVGKSGFATPSNMNDIRINFKVNNSWIQEMGLAPEEVILQRYNGSSWEVLPTTLQSDTIEYSIFESTTPGFSAFAITGEKSMPSPVSSSEDIGSDQIENAGLTQSQPERSNIWSILMAILAISFVVVGYTYLKKRQN